A window of the Diceros bicornis minor isolate mBicDic1 chromosome 12, mDicBic1.mat.cur, whole genome shotgun sequence genome harbors these coding sequences:
- the FOSL2 gene encoding fos-related antigen 2 isoform X2 — protein MPGSGSAFIPTINAITTSQDLQWMVQPTVITSMSNPYPRSHPYSPLPGLASVPGHMALPRPGVIKTIGTTVGRRRRDEQLSPEEEEKRRIRRERNKLAAAKCRNRRRELTEKLQAETEELEEEKSGLQKEIAELQKEKEKLEFMLVAHGPVCKISPEERRSPPASGLQPLRSVAGGVGAVVVKQEPLEEDSPSSSSAGLDKAQRSVIKPISIAGGFYGEEPLHTPIVVTSTPAITPGTSNLVFTYPSVLEQESPASPSESCSKAHRRSSSSGDQSSDSLNSPTLLAL, from the exons ATGCCTGGCTCAGGCAGCGCCTTCATCCCCACCATTAACGCCATCACGACCAGCCAGGACCTGCAGTGGATGGTGCAGCCCACGGTGATCACCTCTATGTCCAACCCGTATCCTCGCTCGCACCCCTACAGCCCCCTGCCAGGCCTGGCTTCTGTCCCTGGGCACATGGCCCTCCCGAGACCTGGCGTGATCAAGACCATTGGCACCACCGTGGGCCGCAGGAGGAGAGATGAACAG CTGTCccctgaagaggaggagaagcgtCGAATCCGGAGGGAGAGGAACAAGCTGGCTGCAGCTAAGTGCCGGAACCGCCGCCGAGAGCTGACAGAGAAGCTGCAGGCG GAGAcggaggagctggaggaggagaagtCGGGCCTGCAGAAAGAGATTGCCGAGCtgcagaaggagaaggaaaagctgGAGTTCATGCTGGTGGCCCATGGGCCCGTGTGCAAGATCAGCCCCGAAGAGCGTCGATCGCCTCCGGCCTCCGGGCTGCAGCCCCTGCGCAGTGTAGCTGGCGGAGTAGGTGCCGTGGTAGTGAAACAGGAGCCCCTGGAAGAGGACAGCCCCTCGTCCTCATCGGCGGGGCTGGACAAGGCCCAGCGCTCCGTCATCAAGCCCATCAGCATCGCTGGGGGCTTCTACGGGGAGGAGCCCCTGCACACCCCCATCGTGGTGACCTCCACGCCTGCCATCACTCCGGGCACCTCGAACCTCGTCTTCACCTACCCCAGCGTCCTGGAGCAGGAGTCGCCCGCGTCGCCCTCCGAGTCGTGTTCCAAGGCTCACCGAAGAAGCAGTAGCAGTGGGGACCAGTCATCAGACTCCTTGAACTCCCCCACTCTGCTGGCTCTGTAA